ACATGAGATTTCTTGAGTAAAAAAAGCCTCAAGGCTCAGCTACTTGGCATCATTATAAAATGTCCATCCTTCAAGCACACATGAGATTACATATCAGAGGATATTCTAGTTAGGCATGCTGTTGCCTGTCATGCCTGAATCTCAATAGCACAGGTAAAGAGCTCATACTCCCAGAAGAAAACAGTAATAACACAAGCAAGATTGAAAATAGTAAGAAGAAGACTAACTTTAAATGAAGAGGCTTTCGATCGTGTGGAAGCTCAGATTCAAAGAATTCAAATACGAGTTCAGGATTGGTGTCCTCTTTATCCTTCCCACAAACATCTGAGAGATGTGGGTAAACAAAAAATTGAACAGCTGACAGGTAAGGAACAAAATATGCACAGAATGGTGTCGATTCAGAAAGAAAACCATTAATATTTGGAGAATCTCCTGCCTTGACTTCTAACCCATAACTCCCAGGTGTTTCATACCACTTCCAAACATCCTGAAGTGATATTCTTGGTAACTGAGTCTGATGAAGAGAACTATCTAACTGCTGATTTTTATTTGTACAAGAGGAAGTGATAAGTGGAGCAGCAGAATGAAGGAGTCTTTCAAACTCTGCTATTGGATCGCCCAATGTACTATGATATTCTAGTTGAAGTTTTCGAGCAGCATTTGATTCTAGATTATCTATCTCCCTCTTGGTCGGTACAGTCCTATCCCTCCTCTCcttcttgttctttgttttaGCATGCTCCACACTTTGTTGAATCAATGCTCTTGGAGGTGTCATCTTTACAAGATTTTTCTACAAAACAAAGAATTTCAATGCGCAATGAAGAACCAATTCCATCGTTAGAAGAATCGGCCACAATACAACATGAAATCAAAGATAGACTATAGAGCAACTGTAAACTTGTcaacaggaaggaaaaaaaaatagagaatcaaaagaaaagatttcAGGTCTAACATGAAGTTAACAATGGATTTCACTACCCCGAATGAGAGATTTTTCAAGAATCCATAAAGCAAAAAATCAcgtaaaatgaaaagaaacttAGCAAATCCATATACAATGTGAAAGCATACATAATTATCTACACATTTACACAAAAAATAGCAACTAGAACATGTTAACTAAGAGATTAAACCAAACgcattttattaaatcaaacaagAATGGTAAAGAAACATTGAAACATTGAAATTGTTTCAGTTCTTGACTGCATTCAAAATTAAGTTCAAGAAACAGTAGCATTAACCTTGAAGAAActaatgaaaataacaaaagaaagatAGAGTTAAGGATGGTAACAAGAAACACTAATGATGATAGAAAAATCAAATCTGATATCATTCACATTGAAGTTATCAGTTCAAGAAACCAGAGATAGCTTTAGCTGGACGAAGAAACGCAAAGGCACCTGAGAGAGAGGGCGAGAAGCAGTTAAGAAGCGCGCGGCCTGTTATTTAGGTGAGTTATTTTCAAAAGGGGTTTGACTGTATATTTAGTCCCTATTCTCTTGAGTTTTACTTATTATGGTCCCTCTACTAGagagtattttttaatgtgGTCCCTCTACTAGAGAGGATTAGTTGGTCCCtcaattcttctatttttttaatggtaaattaGAAGGAAGCTAAATGGAGTAACTGtattaagataaaaagaaaagtatagaAGGTCTAactaaatttatgaaaaaaaaactaaatgtaaGAAAAGGACAGTAGAGATACCccattaagatatatttttatataatatatggataggtaatttatttttcaaaattcatggAAATTGCAATACAGAAATcacaatttatttcaatttcaaaataaaagaaaaaacacatataaaaaagataaaaatatacaaaaaaacacATACACTAGTTCAActctcatctatttttttaaaactaatcaatttaccaaattaaactagatttaataacaatacttTTAAGTAGAAAAGT
This genomic interval from Populus nigra chromosome 11, ddPopNigr1.1, whole genome shotgun sequence contains the following:
- the LOC133668631 gene encoding uncharacterized protein LOC133668631, whose protein sequence is MTPPRALIQQSVEHAKTKNKKERRDRTVPTKREIDNLESNAARKLQLEYHSTLGDPIAEFERLLHSAAPLITSSCTNKNQQLDSSLHQTQLPRISLQDVWKWYETPGSYGLEVKAGDSPNINGFLSESTPFCAYFVPYLSAVQFFVYPHLSDVCGKDKEDTNPELVFEFFESELPHDRKPLHLKIRDLISINTSNLQVFGDPSKLESMNLHDLHPSSWFSVAWYPIYRIPEGEFHAAFLTYHSFNQLIVRSTPIDSLSKTFQMIAFPVIGLQSYRTKGERWFDLRTHVESSSEETTSKTSEILIERSRALEERCRTLKKNALLLSTRSVTTDQVNRVNYHRDYQFFISRER